The Chitinophaga niabensis genome segment TTTTAACCGGGTATGCTTTGGGTCAGTCAAAACCGGATTGCATCAGGATAAAGAATGCAGCAGCAGCTGCACTTGAAAAAGGTGCGCTGCGGGACGCCTTGGTTAAACTAAGGGCACTTAAAGTATGTGATCCTTCCTTAAATACCTTTGTAGATAACAAGATCATAGAAGTATACGATAGCATACGCACGCAGAAGGAGAGGGCAGAAGAGGCGCAACGCAGAGCAGAAGATGCTTCGGAGGCAGAACGGAAAGCAAAAGAAGATGCGAAGACTGCACAGCGTAAAGCGGAAGCTTCAGCAGTGTCCGAGAGGAAGGCGAGGGAAGAAGCAGAACGGCAAACAACAATAGCAGAAGGACGCCTGAAAACAATGGTTTCGCGGAAATTGGCCAGCACTGGCCTGGCGGTTCAAAGTGAAACAGATCCTGAATGGCATCTGAGTTTATTACTGGGCCTGGAAGCGATGGGGCTTTCTTATTCATCGGAGGCGGACCATGTTATACGTAACGCAATGGATCACCTGCCGGCACTCATTAAGAAATTCCCCTGTGGAGTACCTGTTTCCGATATGATACTAAGTCCGGACGGCAAACATTTTGTTGCGATCAATGATAAACTTACGCAGGTTTGGCAGGTGAAAACAGGCAGGGCGGTATTTAAAATGCCCGGTAATGCGGGCAAGTCTGCTCTTTTCACAGCAGATGGGAGTAAGCTGATCCTGGCCTCTGAGGACTATAAGGCCTTTATAATAAAATTGCCGGAGGGTAAACTGATCGATTCCCTGGTGCATAAGCAAAAAGAAGTGGAATTGCTGGCAGTAAGTGAGGACCAACGTTTTCTTGCAACACTGGATCATGATATTGAAAATGGGTTTATGCAGGGTGCTGGCGAAGTAATGATATGGGACCTTCATTCCCGGAAGATCATTCATCGTTTTTCTCCCGGGAATACACTTGGCAGCAGTCATGGCAAAGGCTGTTTCACACGTGTAGCGGATAAGCTGGTATTTCTTGCAGCAAATCTGGAGGCCTGGGAGATCGATGCCGGAAAAACAAAAGCAGCAGAAACATTCGCAGGATACCTGACGAATGATGGGAAATATATACTGAGACTTCTGCAGGAGAATAAGGGATTTACCCTGCATCGTTTTTCTGACGACAAACTTCTTTTAAAGGGAGATAAAGAAGTAAGGGATTTTAAGACATCAAAAGGCGGAAGATATTTAATCATCTCCAATCAACAATATTTCCAGGTCTGGGATGTTGCAGACCGAAGAATGTTGTATGAATGGATTGGCAGTAGTTCGATGAGCGCAGATGATGTTGTGTTTTCGGATAATGAAAGATATTTTTCATTCACGAATTCCACATCAGTATGGAACACTTCCTCCGGAAAAGAGATTGTTAAAACATTCTGGTCGGAGGCTACTAAAACTGTTCAGGTGGGAAGCGATGGAGCCCAGTCTACAGTACCTATACATGAGCTGGAATGGAGCGACCCTGCATATTGTGTGGGATTTTCTCCAATGGGAGATACATTGTATACAAAAACACGAAGCGGCGATCTTCATCTTTGGCAGATAACACCAGGCGGCGCCATAGCCATTGCCACCACACCCATGGCAGTCACAGATCTTTATTCAGCAGCAGATAATACACAATATATCTCTGATTACCAGGGTGTATATAAATGGGATAAGAGTGGGCGTTTAGATACACTTCGCCATATCAGGAGATTTGTATACGCTTTAGCTGTGAATGAGAAAGCCGGGCTTTTGGCCTTTGGTGGAAATTCAGAAGTGATAACCCCGGAAAAGATAGGTGTCAGGACCATAAATCTCGCAAACAGAGATACAGGTTTTATTCCGCTGATGGCTACCGTAAGTACAATAGACCTTGATCAGGCAGGGAAACTGGCCTTGGTAGGTACAGCTACCACTATGATGAATAACGAAGAAAGGGGATTGTGGATCATTGATCTTGAGAGTAAGGCTAAGAAAAGGATAGACAGTTCAGAGCTGACCTATTACAAAGCTTTTTTCTGGAAATCACGGAATAAAGTATTATTCGCAGGAGGGTTTAATATCCAGTTAAAAGATCTGGAAAAAGATACCGTCATCTTCAATGAATTATACAGTAATACAAAGGCAATGTCAGTCGATAAGGATTTTAAACGTATTGCCCTGGGTACCAAAGAACGGGTTTCTGTATACACAATGGATAAAGATGATAAGCCCTCATCACCTGTTACAAGGCATTTTAGCGGAGATATAGTTTCAACGGATTTTTCAGCTTCAGGTGAATATTTATTGATCGGACTGCAATTGAAGGATTATTATAAAGGAGCGCTGGTGATCTGGAATTTGAAGGATAATAGTATTGCATTGCAGATCACAACGGCCAAATTAGATAAAGCTGTTTTTAACCGTGCTAATAATGATCTCATTATTGCGGCTGAAGGGCAGCATATAAAAGTTTATGAATGGAAGGAAGCTGCTTTGCTAAAGAAAGCAGCCCCCATGGTCTTGCGGCCATTGACAAAAGAAGAATGGGATGCTTATGTGGGAAACGAATTCCCGTTTCATATGAAAAAGTAAAAATGCCGAAACTGCTCTTTTTGCTAATACTCCTTTTCCCCCTGTGTGCCTATGCGCAAACGGGGAAGGAATGCCAGGCTATTATGCAAAAAGCAGATGCCGCGATACTCAGGCAGGATTATACTTTGGCGCTTACAAAACTCCGGGCCTACAAAGTATGTGATCCATCCAAAGTTACACAGGCCGATGATAAGATTGCCTATGTGTTCAACAAAATTAAGGAGCAGCGCGATCGTGCCGGGATAGCCAGGGATGAGGCTGTGAAACAAACAGGAATAGCCCGTGTTCAAAAAGCAAGAGCGGAAGCGGCACAAAAGAACGCGGAGCGTCAGACTCATTTGGCACAGTTATCTGCTATGACCGCTAATGTATCCTTGCTTAGTAATGATAATCCTACACTGGCTTTCAGGTTATCCTGCCTGGCTTATGAAAGCAATCCTTCCCTGGAAAATGCAGAAATATTAAACAGGATCGTCAGCGACACTACTAACGTAATGTTTCATTCTAAGATCAATAATTTCTTAATGAGTTTTGTTTACGACGATAGGAGGAGCATTTTGTATGGAAGTAATAGCATGTATATATTTGAATATGATGCTAACGGGAATCAGATCAGGGCTTTTCCATTGCCGGGAAGCCCGGTATCCACGGCATCCTGTTCTGCCTACACTGTTGCATTGAAACAAAATTCAATTTCCCTGTACAGGCATGCAGATTATGCAGAAAAAGAGATCGCCCGGCCTGCTCAAGGGAGTACGGCAGTACGTTGGTCCCGGGATGGTGCTTATATATTGCTTTCGGGAGGAAGTGAAATTCATATTCTGGATACGCTGTTGAATGAAGTATATAAACTCTCCACGGGGTTTATGATAACTTTCGATGTGAGTCCGGGAATGAATGCCGTTGCGGTGAGCAATGGAAGTGAAGTACTGCTCTATGATCCGGCAGAACCGCTTTCTATAGATACGATCCCGGAACCAAACGTGAATTGCCTGGCTTTCTCCGGCGATGGCAGAAAACTATACACCAGCAAAGGCATAGATAAAAAGATAAAAATATGGGATAGCGGGAGCGAAGAACCGTTCGTGTTTGAAGGGCACACGGGAAGGGTACTGTCCATGAACCTTAGAGCTGTTCCTGCTGAAAAAGATACCATCCTTTCCATATCGGACGATGGCGCCAGTATTTTATGGACGGAAGAGGGCCAGATCATCAGGTCTCTTAAGAACAAAGCAGACCGTACAATAGAAGCTGTTCTTTCCACTGAAGGGAAACGGGCCGTAACGAAAACTGAAAAAGGGTTGAATACCTGGGAGTTTCAGAGAAACCCCTTTGGTATTGTTTCAACGCTTTACCCCAATAGGAACGTTACGGACTATATAAAGGGCATGGTAGTTCTGCCGGGAGACAGCAATGTATTTAGCATTATTACACCAGATACTCTAAGAAGGCTATCACTTCCTCCACCGGATGCCTTGTTCGATGTTTCGATCATAGATGGGAAAGACCTGTTCCTCTTAATGGGCACAAATGACATTTCGCTTTTGAATATTAAGACCGGGGAAAGGAAAATATTGTTGGATGGTGAATACAGATGGGCAAACACCCTCATAAATACAAATGGAAAGATATTGTGCTGGAAGGATAGTACACTCTTTTATTTCAATAAAGTTGGTGCATTGATCAAAAAGGAAAAATTTCCCTACTTTATTCAGAATATAGGTATGCCACCGGGTAAGGATGAGGTGCTTGAAATATATTATGATGAAGCAAGACTGACCAATATCCTGACCGGAGAGATAAAAGGTAAATGGAGAAAAGATAATTTAAGAGGTTTGTATTTAAAAGGCTTGCAGTATTCTCCATCAGGAGACTATATTGTAGGGTGGACGAGCAGGAATGCCTTTTTATTTGACACAGCCTGGCATCAGTTAAGAACATACGAACACGGCAATATAACCAGGGTCAAATTCTCAGAAACAGGAGACAGTCTGTACTTTTTAGGCATGGGAGTTGAAACCCGCTATACACTGGAAGGATTGAAAAGGTCAAAAGATATTTATGATCTCACGATTGCAGATAAGATCAGGTATAATGTTCCTGGTTTTATAAAAGAAATAGTGGCCAGGGGAGATTGGACGGAGTTTGAAGCATGTGTCAGTTATTTTACAACGGATTACTTTACTTCTGTTAATGAAGCAAATATCGAACAACTCAATTACCTGGAATCTCAATCTCATCGATTCTTCAGAAAAAGTAGTAGTTATTATTATATGCTGGATACCAGGATCAGTTATATAAATTCATATATTCAATTTACCGAAACACACAACTTCAAATCCCTGAAAAAAGTACTACAGAAAATAGCAGGTAATCTTACTAAAGAAAAGAAAATGCTCTCTACACACTATGGCAAAAAATAAACATCACTGTTATGAATAAAGTTTCCATCCCTAATTTCCATTAAACTTAATAATCTCTTAGCATTGCAATATCCCCATGCCCCCTACCTTTACATAAAAAGACAATGCAGCGGAAATTAGGCACAATCACCACCCCCGAAAACTTCAACGAGATCATCGACCTCCTCGACCGGAAAGGACTCCCCATGCCGCGCCCCGAAATAGCCAACTGGGTGCAGGAAGTATTCGAGGTGAAAGAAGACAATATGCTGGAACGCGTATTCGCCTCTATAGATAACATGCATAATACAATCACCCTGGACGATGACAACGAATACACAGACGACGCAGACGATCTCCGCATGAAGTAAAAATTCCTCTAATATATAGATATAATCTATTCATCATGTGTCCGTGGCTTTTTCGTAAATTGAGAACATGCCTTTGCAGACACACATATTCACTTACACAGGAAAGTTCGGCGATACCATCGGTTATAAGCTGAATGGAAAGCATTTCCTCAAAGCCCTGCCGGCTAAAGTTCGCCGTACTCCAACCAGTTGCCTGGCGGCAAAGGACTTCGGCAGAGCCAGCAGGCAGGCTAAGATCATCCGCCACGCCCTGCCCAACCTCCCCAATGACTATACCTGCACTAACCGCCTCAATAAAGTAATGATCGAAGTGGTCAATGCGGATAATACACGGGCTAAAGGCTACAAACACGTTCTTCCAGCTAACCTTACCAAACTCAAAGGTTTTCACTTCAACAGGAGTAAAAGCATCAGCACACCATATGCCATCGATAAGGATGAACAGGGCAATATCCGTGTCAAAACAGAACCAGGCATAAAAGCCTTTGCCCTCACCATGAATGGCGAGCTCAAAACCGCGGAAGAAGGGATCATTCCCAACAGCACCATATTGGAACCGACACTTATTATACTGCAGCAAGGAGAGGCCATGGATATCATAGATGTACTATTCCCCCAATGCTACGTTGTAAAGGAACCTAAGTTCAAAAGAACCTGGACGCTCTCCCCGCATCATAGGTATTCCTTCCGCATCCCACGATACCAGTCCAAAAGCTCCCCACCAACCCGGTGATTTTACGGGTGCAAAGATCTGAGGAGAACTATAGTTCCCTTAGCGCAAGCTCTGCCCGGCCGGCAGGGAATTTTACAGGAAAACACGCCAACAGCCCGGCCAGGCACTCCCTCCCTTAAAAAAGAACAAAAAAAGGAACTCCACCACTGGTATAAGGATCCCTTAAGGAGCCTATACCTATCCCCTAAGGAACAGAAGATATCAATCCATCTGTCTGACAACGGAATAATATAATCGTTCCAGCAAACGCATATCCCTGGTAATGATCACTGCCTGTGCCTTTAATCCATTTTTGTATTGTATGGTTTTATGCTGGTTGGTAACAAGCTGGCTGTTCAGGCGAACAGTTCCCAGGAAAACACTGTCTACCGCTACATTTGAGATATAATCCAATGTACCTGGCAGAAATCCCGTTTCCTGGTACGGATAGGCATCAAACCTGAGCTGTACCTTCATACCCGTATCTACCTTGCCAAAATTTTTCTGTTCAAGTTTTATCTCCATGTAGTATTTACTATCAGATGGATTAATGTAACCCAATAGTTTTCCTTCTTCAAGATGTTGCCCTTGCTGTAAGGGAAGGGCCAGTACAATCTTCCCGCTCACCGGGGCCTGTATGGTATACCGCCTCAGCCATTCGCCTACACTGCTTCTCAGGGTTTGTAATGCCTGTTCGAATGTTTGCTGCTGCTGCAGGATGTCGTGGTCCAGCTGGTCTATTTCTTTTTGTTTATCCCGTATCTGGTTTTGCTGAGAGATGATGCTGACATCATTTTGAGGGATAGATAATTGTTTGTTGAGTAAATTGGTTTGTGCTTTTCTGAATTCTTCCAGTGAAATAACCTTTTGCTCATACAGCGATTTGTACATCTCAAACGTTTGTGAAGCAATTGTATGGTCTTCTGTGCGGATGTTTTTTTGTACAGCCAGTTTTTCCCTGATGCCTTGCAGCGACGCAATGTCTGTTCCAAGGAACTTTTTCCGCCGTGCATAGAAACCACTGATCAGGTAATCATTATACTGCTGCCAGGCTGTAATAAAGGTTTGGTAGGAAACCTGGAGTTCTCCCAGGTTGGAAAATCGTTTGTTAAATAATCCGGCAATCAATTGAGGCTGGCGGCTTTCTATCATTTTTACGCTGCTATCCAATCTCATCCTCAGATCAATGATCTCCTGCGGATCGGCGCCGGATTCCATCCAGCCTATGATCTCTCCCTGTTTAACATCCTGGTTATTGGTGGCGAAAAGTGCAGTAAGCCTGCCGGTTTGCCGGGGAATGATCGCTTTAGGCGCATTACTGCCTGTTAATATAGCTTCTGCCTTTATAATGTCAGGATATTTAATGAACCAGGTACATAATGTTAGGAATAACAACAGTACTAAAAAGAACAGCATCGCCCATTTCTCAAAAAAATCAGGTTTCCTGCTGATAATTTCCTGGGCAATGTCCGAACGCTCTTCAAAATTACTGCTGAGCGTGATCATAGCCTGGTTATCCGGCGACAGGTCCTGGTATGCAGCAATATTGTTATTCATATCCGGTTTGTTTTTCAGTTACCTAATTCCAGCTGATTTTTTACCAGTTCATAATATTTCCCTCTCAGTGCTGTGAGGGAGTCATGTGTACCTTCTTCAGCAATCCTTCCCCCGTCCAGCACTACGATCTTATCTGCATTTTTAACGGTACTTAAGCGATGCGCTACTACTACCACGGTTTTTCCTTTGAAAAATCTTTCCAGGTTCTCTACGATATCTTTTTCATTATTGGCATCCAGTGAATTGGTAGCCTCGTCGAAGTAGAGGTATTCGGGATTTTTGTAAACGGCCCTTGCAATCAGTATCCGTTGTTTCTGTCCCTGGCTGATGCCGGTGCCTTCAGCTCCCAGTTTTGTGTAATATCCGTTGGGAAGCTGTTCTATAAAGGCATGTATGTTGGCTATCTTGCAGCTTTTGATCAGCCTGTTATAATCGATGGTTTCATCTGCTACAGCAATGTTCCGGGCAATACTGTCATTAAAGATATAGCCATCCTGCAATACGGCTCCGCAAACATTTCGCCAGTAGGAGGGGCTGATGTGCGTGAACTTAATGCCGTCTTTACTTTGCAGCTGAGGAGCTCCTATCCTGAGTTCCCCCTCGTACTGTTCATATACTTTTAAAAGCAGCTTGATCAGTGTTGTTTTTCCACTGCCGCTGGCACCCACTATGGCAGTTATTTTATTTTCGGGGATCAACAGGTTAATGTTTTCCAATACGGGATCGTTTCCAATTCCCGGATATGTAAAGCTCACATTGTTAAATACAATAGATCTGTTTTCAGGCAGCTGCGTAACATAATTTTTTTCTGCATTTTCTTCATCTTCCATCTGGTGTATCTCATTGAGACGTTCCATACTGATCCTGGCATCCTGGGCATTTTGTACAAAGCCTACCCATTGCTGAATAGGCCCGCTTAATTGACCAATTACATACTGTATGGCTAACATGGCGCCAAGGGAAAGTTGCCCGTCGATAACAAGTTTAGCCACAATGAAACTGATGAAGATGCCCTGCATGCTATTGATGAAAGTGGCGCCTGCCTGCTGGATCTGGCTGAAGTTGAGGCTTTTGAATCCCAGTTTAAAAACATTGGCCTGGATGTTCTCCCATTCCCATCGTTTCTGTTTTTCTGCGTTGTTGAGCCGTATCTCCTGCATGCCCTGTATAAGCTGTAGTGTGGTGTTGTTTTCCCTGGCGGAGAGATGAAATGTTTCGTAGTTGATCTTCCTTCTTACCCGGAGGAAGATCTGCACCCAGGCAAAGTAAATAATGCTGCCGGCACAAAAAACATAAAATAGTTCTGCACTGTATATTACCAGCACAATCGCATAAACGATAAAATTGAAAAAGGAAAAGATAGTGTTCAATGCAGTGCCGGTAAGGAAATTTTGTATCTGCCGGTGATCACCGATCCTTTGAAGTGTATCGCCGGTATGGTGTATATCAAAATAGGAGATGGGGAGGCGGGTGAGTTTGATCCAGAAATCTGAGAGGATCTGTATATTCAGGATATTCGAGACCCTTAGCAGCAAACGGCTCCTGATAAAGCTCACTACCGTTTGACTAAACGTGAGCATTGTTTGAGCAAGCAGCACAATCACTACGTAATGCAGGTTTTGTGTATTGATGCCTGTATCTACAATGCTTTGGGTAAGGAAAGGAAAAATGAGGGACAGGAGGGAAGTAACCAGCAGTGCGATAAATACCTGGGTGATCTGCCACCTGGCACTAAGAAGGTATTGGGATACCAGCGACCAGCTCAGTTTCTTTTCCTGCTGGCTTTCCTTTTCATAGAAAAGAGGCGTAGGTTCCAGCAGCAATGCAATACCGGTATCTGTGCCATTTTCATTTTTAGAGGAAGCCCAATGTTTTAAAAACTCACTGTTCTTAAGGGTAAGAATGCCTTTGTCGGGATCGGCTATCTCCGCTTCCTTTTTTTTGATGGATGTTAACACAACAAAATGATTCTGGTCCCAGTGCAGGATAGCAGGTAGTGCTACTTCTTTCAGCTGTTCTTTACTGATCTTCACACCACGGGTGCGAAAACCTA includes the following:
- a CDS encoding WD40 repeat domain-containing protein, with the translated sequence MLILLFPLCAYAQTGKECQAIMQKADAAILRQDYTLALTKLRAYKVCDPSKVTQADDKIAYVFNKIKEQRDRAGIARDEAVKQTGIARVQKARAEAAQKNAERQTHLAQLSAMTANVSLLSNDNPTLAFRLSCLAYESNPSLENAEILNRIVSDTTNVMFHSKINNFLMSFVYDDRRSILYGSNSMYIFEYDANGNQIRAFPLPGSPVSTASCSAYTVALKQNSISLYRHADYAEKEIARPAQGSTAVRWSRDGAYILLSGGSEIHILDTLLNEVYKLSTGFMITFDVSPGMNAVAVSNGSEVLLYDPAEPLSIDTIPEPNVNCLAFSGDGRKLYTSKGIDKKIKIWDSGSEEPFVFEGHTGRVLSMNLRAVPAEKDTILSISDDGASILWTEEGQIIRSLKNKADRTIEAVLSTEGKRAVTKTEKGLNTWEFQRNPFGIVSTLYPNRNVTDYIKGMVVLPGDSNVFSIITPDTLRRLSLPPPDALFDVSIIDGKDLFLLMGTNDISLLNIKTGERKILLDGEYRWANTLINTNGKILCWKDSTLFYFNKVGALIKKEKFPYFIQNIGMPPGKDEVLEIYYDEARLTNILTGEIKGKWRKDNLRGLYLKGLQYSPSGDYIVGWTSRNAFLFDTAWHQLRTYEHGNITRVKFSETGDSLYFLGMGVETRYTLEGLKRSKDIYDLTIADKIRYNVPGFIKEIVARGDWTEFEACVSYFTTDYFTSVNEANIEQLNYLESQSHRFFRKSSSYYYMLDTRISYINSYIQFTETHNFKSLKKVLQKIAGNLTKEKKMLSTHYGKK
- a CDS encoding peptidase domain-containing ABC transporter; this translates as MAILNKRFTYYKQLNAMDCGPTCLKMVAKAHGKYFSADSLRQMTGFSKSGVSLLGISNTAEKIGFRTRGVKISKEQLKEVALPAILHWDQNHFVVLTSIKKKEAEIADPDKGILTLKNSEFLKHWASSKNENGTDTGIALLLEPTPLFYEKESQQEKKLSWSLVSQYLLSARWQITQVFIALLVTSLLSLIFPFLTQSIVDTGINTQNLHYVVIVLLAQTMLTFSQTVVSFIRSRLLLRVSNILNIQILSDFWIKLTRLPISYFDIHHTGDTLQRIGDHRQIQNFLTGTALNTIFSFFNFIVYAIVLVIYSAELFYVFCAGSIIYFAWVQIFLRVRRKINYETFHLSARENNTTLQLIQGMQEIRLNNAEKQKRWEWENIQANVFKLGFKSLNFSQIQQAGATFINSMQGIFISFIVAKLVIDGQLSLGAMLAIQYVIGQLSGPIQQWVGFVQNAQDARISMERLNEIHQMEDEENAEKNYVTQLPENRSIVFNNVSFTYPGIGNDPVLENINLLIPENKITAIVGASGSGKTTLIKLLLKVYEQYEGELRIGAPQLQSKDGIKFTHISPSYWRNVCGAVLQDGYIFNDSIARNIAVADETIDYNRLIKSCKIANIHAFIEQLPNGYYTKLGAEGTGISQGQKQRILIARAVYKNPEYLYFDEATNSLDANNEKDIVENLERFFKGKTVVVVAHRLSTVKNADKIVVLDGGRIAEEGTHDSLTALRGKYYELVKNQLELGN
- a CDS encoding HlyD family secretion protein, which gives rise to MNNNIAAYQDLSPDNQAMITLSSNFEERSDIAQEIISRKPDFFEKWAMLFFLVLLLFLTLCTWFIKYPDIIKAEAILTGSNAPKAIIPRQTGRLTALFATNNQDVKQGEIIGWMESGADPQEIIDLRMRLDSSVKMIESRQPQLIAGLFNKRFSNLGELQVSYQTFITAWQQYNDYLISGFYARRKKFLGTDIASLQGIREKLAVQKNIRTEDHTIASQTFEMYKSLYEQKVISLEEFRKAQTNLLNKQLSIPQNDVSIISQQNQIRDKQKEIDQLDHDILQQQQTFEQALQTLRSSVGEWLRRYTIQAPVSGKIVLALPLQQGQHLEEGKLLGYINPSDSKYYMEIKLEQKNFGKVDTGMKVQLRFDAYPYQETGFLPGTLDYISNVAVDSVFLGTVRLNSQLVTNQHKTIQYKNGLKAQAVIITRDMRLLERLYYSVVRQMD